CCGTGGTTCGGGCCGGACTGGCACGCGGCGGCCCTGGCCTGGCTGGACGACGAACTGGCCGCGCAGGACCGCCCCCGCACGGGCGCCCCGGTCGTGCTGAAACACTGGCAGATCAGCGTCCTGTGGCGCGTCCCCACGCGGCGGGGGGACGTGTACTTCAAGGCCGTCCCGGACTTCTTCGCGCGGGAGGTGACGGTCACCTGCGCGCTGGCCGGGGTGCCCGGCGCGGCCCCGCCCGTCCTGGCCGCCGACACCCGGCGCGGCCTGCTGCTCCTGGACGGCTGCGGTGAGGTCGGGGGCGACCCGGCGGCCGTGCTGCGGCAACTGGCACGGGTGCAGCGCGACACGCGCCACCTGCTGCCGGGCCTGAACCTGCGCCCGCGCGGCCCCACGTACCTGCTGGGCCAGCTGGACGCCCTGCTGAGCGACAAGAGTCTGCACGCGGACGAGCACGGGCCGCACCCCGACGCCCTGACCCCTGACGAGGCCGCCGCGCTCCGCGCCCGCCGTCCCCAACTGGAGGCTGCGCTGCACCGCCTGCACGGCAGTCCGGTCCCCCTCACCCTCGGGCACGGGGACCTGCACGGTGGGAACGTCACCACGCACGAGGATCAGGTGACCATCCTCGACTGGTCCGACGCCAGCCTCACCCACCCCTTTCTGGACGCCAACCCCGCCTACCTCTGCCCGGACGGCACCGACCCCGCCACGCTGGACGCCGCGCGCGACGCGTTCCTGCGCGAATGGACGGACCTCGCCCCGCTGGACACGCTGCGCGCCCTGCACGCCGACGCCATGCTGGCCGGGGAACTGCACCGCGCGCTCGGGTACGCCGACGGCATCCAGGACGCCGTCGAGGACCGCCGCGAGTGGGCGGGCGCGCACCTGTGGCACCTGCGCCGCCTGCTGCCCTGACCGTCCGCCGGACGTGGGACAGAGCCTGATCCGCGTCCGGCAGGCGCGCTGCCCGGTGCCCGCGTTCGGCGCGACTCACCGCTGAGCGCCCCTCTACACTGGAGGCATGAACCGCCGTCCCGCCGTGCTGCTGGCCCTGATCGCGGGGCTGGTGGTGTTCGGCACGGTCGGGTACCGGGTGCTGGAGGGCTGGTCGTGGCTGGACTGCCTGTTCATGACGGCCATGACCCTGACGACCGTGGGGTACGGCGCGCCGGGCGAGTTGCACACGGACGGGAAGGTGTTCAGCGTGGTGCTGATGCTGGTCGGGATCGGGCTGATGCTGTACCTGCTGACGCTGCTGGCCGAGACGATGCTGCGGACCGTGACCGACCCGGACGCGGCGCGGCGGCGCAAGGAGAGGAAGATCATGAGCCTGAAGGATCACACGATCGTGTGCGGGTACGGGCAGGTGGGCGAGGCGGTCAGCGTGGCGCTGCGGGGCGCGCGGCGCCAGGTGGTCGTGGTCGATCACCGCCCCGAGCACCTGGAGTGGGCGCAGACGCAGGGCCTGCACACCCTGGTCGGGGACGCCACCGACGAGGACGTGCTGCGCCGCGCCGGGATCGAGCGGGCGGCGTCGCTGGTCACGGTGATCAACAGTGATCCCAGCAACCTGTACGTGGTGCTGTCCGCCAAGGGCCTGAACCCGGGCGTGCGGGTGATCGCGCGGGCGAGTGACGAGTCGGCGGCCCGCAAGATGCGCCGCGCCGGGGCGGACGAGGTCGTGAATCCGTACCAGCTGAGCGGGAACCGGATCGCGGCGATGATGCTCGCGCCGCGCCTGAGTCGCCTGCTGAGCGGCGACGTGACCAGCGAGCACTTCACGATCCGCGAACTGAGCGTCCCGCCGGGCATGGTGGGCCGCACGGTCGCTGACCTGGGCCGCGAGACGGGCGCGCTGGTCGTGGCGATCTGGCGCGACGGGCAGCCGCTACGCAGCCGCGCCGAGGACGTCCTGCGGGCCGGGGACGCCGTGCTGGTCGCGGGCGCGGCGGCGGAGGTGGAGGCCGTGCAGTCCGGACCGGCGGGCGGAGTGCAGCCCGCGTGACGTTCCGCCGCGCACCTCAGGGTGTACGGTGCCCCGCATGACCCGAGCGACCGAGCTGTACTTCGACTTCCTGTGCCCCTACGCGTGGCGTGGCGTGGAACTCGCCGCCGTCCTGAAAACGGAGGGCGAGGCGTTCACCCTGCGGCACTACTCGCTGGTCGAGGGGAACCACGCGGACAACGCGAAGGAGCTGTCGTGGCGCGTCACGGATCAGAGCCTGGACGCCCCGGACGGCGAGGGGTACATGAAGTACCTGAAGCCCGGCCTGCGCGCGTTCCTGGCGTCCCACGCGGCGGCCCTGCAGGGCGAGGCGGCCCACTGGGCGTTCACGCTGGCCCTCTTCCGCGCCCACCACGAACGCAAGGAGCCCCTGACCGAGGGGGTCATCCACGCGGCGGCGCAGGAGGGCGGTCTGGACCTGGACGCCTTCGCGGCGGCCCTGGCCGACGAGCAGGCCCGCCGCGCCGAGTTGCGCGCCGACCTGGACGCCGCGCGCGAGGTCGGGGTGTTCGGCACGCCCACCTTCGTCCTCCCGACCGGCGAGGCCGCGTACTACCGCTTCGAGACCCTCACCCGCGAACCCACCCAGGCGCGCCAGTGGTGGGACCTGTACCGAGCCGTGCTGACCAGCGAGGCGGGCATCGGCACGATCAAACGCGCGAAGAACCGCCCGCCCCGCCGCGCCTGAGCCGGACTGCGGCTGAGCAGGAGAGCAGCGGGTGCCGATCTGTGAACCGAACCAACGGAGGAGGCGGCCTCCGGTTGAGGCAGTGTCGGAGATCGGCGGGACCCCGGAACCCGGTTTTCTCCTGCTCGCTCTGCTCGGGTTGCAAGTTTTTGCAAACCTTTCAACCGGAGTCTGTGTCACCTCGGGGTCCCGCTGCTGTGGGTGGCCTGTGCGGGGCTTCATGGCGGCGCGCGTGACAGATCTGACGGAAAGGTGAAGGCAGCATGAAGGCCTCGCTGCGGAGTACCGGGCGAGAAGAGGCGATGAAGCGCGGTCCCCTATCCGGGCACCTGGGACGCGCGGAGCCAGTGGTGCGACCGACTTTTCGACCCTGTCCAGACCGGCCCCCGGCCGGGACGGACCAGACCCACTGCGGCAACGCAGCAGGAGTACTCATGCGCATACTCGTTCCGGCACTGCTGGCCGTCCTGGCCACCAGCTGCGGCGCGGCCAACACGCCCGCCGCCCCCACCCCCGCCACCACCCAGACCACCGCGCCCGCACTTGACACCCAGTCCCCGTCCGTCACGATGGTCGTGTTCCCGAAGACGCTGCGGGCGCAGGGCACTGTGAACTTCCAGCTCGGCACGCGGGACAACACCGCCGTGGACCGCGTCGTCCTGACCATCGACGGGAAGACGTTCGTGGACGACCCCACCGCGTACAACTCCTACGCGCAGTATTTTGACGCGGCCGCCAACGGCGAGCACACCGTCACCGTCCGTGTGTACGACCGCGCCCAGAACGTCACTGAGCAGACTCAGACGTTCACAGTCCAGATCGGCCCCTGACGTTCAGCGGGTCAGGCCGCTGCGGCGGTCCATGTACGCCGCGTACGCCGGGTCGGCGCTGCGCAGCAGGATGGCCATGACGCCGTGCTCGTCGATCTGCACGCCCTGGAAGCGGAAGCCCGCGCGGAGTTTCGGGACGATCACGGCGTTGTTCGTCAGGTGATGATGGCTGCGCACCAGCGGGTAACCCTCGCCGTGCAGGGCGTCCAGCACCACGGGCAGCAGGCGGGTGTACACGCCCCGCCCCCGGTGCGCGGGCAGCAGCGCGGTGTTCACCATGTACGCGGTGCGGGTGTCCCACGCGCGGCTGGCCTGCCACCCGGCCACCCGTCCCGCGTGACTGATCAGCCAGCTCCACAGCGGACCGCGCGGCGCGGGCGCGGCTTTACGGTCGCCCCAGTCGAACGAGTCCGTCTCGTACGCGCTGGCCTCCAGCTGCGCGTACACCTCGCGGTACGTGGCGGTCGGCACGCGGTGCAGGCGGTACCCGCCGCCCAGGTCCACGCCCGTCTCGGCGTCCGCCGGGAGGGGGAGGTCGGGCGCGTCGGCCAGACCGGGCAGTCCTTCGTCCGGGACGCCCAGTCGCCGCGCTGCCTCGCCTGAGGGCGCGCGGAAGCCGCTGCGGACGTGCATCGCCTGCCCGTACGTTCCGTCCAGGCTCAGGGTCAGCGCGGCATTCACCCCGCCCTCGTACGCATTCAGGCCCTGAAGGTGAAACCCGGCGCGGAGCTTCGGGATGATCACGGCGTTGTTCGTCGCGCGGTGGTGACTCTGCACCAGCGTGAACCCCGCCGCGCGGAACGCGGCCAGCAGGTGCGGCAGCAACCGCGAGTACACCCCGCGCCCCTGATGCTCGGGCAACAGGCCGGTGTCGGCCATGTACACCGTCCGCTCGTCCCGCGCGTGCGCGTGATGCCAGCCGATCAGTTCCGCGCCGTGGTACACGCCCCAGTTCCACGACTCGCCCAGCGGCGGGGCCGCCCGCACCGGCGGATCGAACGCGAACAGCGAATTCCCGCCGAAGATCCGGTCCTCCAGCCGCGCGCACGCCGCCCGGTACTCCACCAGCGAGATCGGGCGGGCCGAGTACCCGCCACCCAGGTCGAGGTCAGTCACGCCGTCACTCTGGCACGCGCCGTCAGCGGGCGCGGCTCATGTGGAGGTTGTACACCTGACCCTGCCACCCGGCGTCCCCCTGGAGGGCGTAGTGGACGTCCTCCAGGGCGACCTCGCGGCCCTGGGCGTCCGCGAAGCGCTCGCCGTCCAGCGGGCGCAGTCCCAGCGCCTGTTCGATCAGGCTCAGCAGGCGCGGTTCATCCATCAGGGCACGGAAGCTCCCGAACGACACCTGCCGTCCACTGCCCGGCGCGACGCTGCCCGTATACCGGGGGCGGGCCGCGCCGCAGGCCGGGCAGGGACCCAGCAGGCCCAGCTGCTGCTCGTACACCAGCCAGCGGTGCCCGCACGCGGGGCACGCCACGGTGCAGCTCGGCTGATCCTCGGGCAGCGGCTGGAACGGCACGCCTCAGGCGTCCTGCATCCAGGGCGTCCCGGCGGGCTGCTGCTGCGTCACGCAGTGGAAGCTCCCGCCGCCCTCGATGATCGCGCGGCTGCTCAGGCCGATCACCTCGCGGCCGGGGAACAGCGGCGTCAGGACTTCCAGGGCGCGGGCGTCGTTCGGGTCGCCGTACTGCGGGACGACCACGAACCCGTTCCCGATGTAGAAGTTCGCGTACGTGGGCGGCAGGCGACCCTCCGCGCCCTCCAGGTAGGTCGCGGGGAGCGGCAGCTCCACGATGCGGAAGGGCTGCCCGTCCTGGTCGGTCATGGCCCGCAGGTCCGCGAGGTTCTTCGCCATGACCGCGTGGTTGGGGTCCTCGGGGTTCGGCTCGACACTGGTGACGATGGTCCGCTCGTCGGTGAAGCGCGTGATGGTGTCGATGTGCCCGTCGGTGTGGTCGTTCTCCAGCCCACCGTCCAGCCACAGGAGTTTGCGCACGCCCAGCGTGTCGGCCAGCAGGAAAGCGTAACCCTCCTCGGTCAGGCCCGGGTTGCGGGTGTCGGTCAGGAAGCACGACCGGGTGGTCAGGCCCACGCCCAGGCCGTTCACCTCCAGCCCGCCGCCCTCCAGCACGAACGGCTGCGCCCAGCGGTGCGTGCCCAGCTGCCCGGCGACGTACTCGGGCACGCGGTCGTCGTTGCCCCAGTTGAACTTGCCGCCCCAGGAGTTGAACTTCCAGTCCACCAGCGCCAGGTCAGCGTCACGCTTCACGAAGATGGGGCCGTTGTCGCGCATCCACACGTCGTCCAGCGGCACGTCGTGGAACGTCACGTCCGCCCCGGCCAGGCGCGCGCGGGCGTCCGCGCGGCTCTCCTCGTCCCGCACGAGCAGATGCACCGGCTCGAAGCGGGCGATGGTCCGCACCAGTTCGGCGAACTCGGCGCGCACGCCCTCCAGATGCCCGAACCACAGGTCGTCGTCGGCGGGCCAGCTCATCCAGGTGGCGGCGTGCTCGGCCCACTCGGCAGGCATGGCGAAGCCCAGGTCGCGGGGCAGGTCGGCGGGGGTCACGTCAGACATGGGGGTCATTAAAACAGACCCGGCCTCCCTGAAACGGAAGGCCGGGAACACGGAACGGAGGGGGCTTCAGCCGTTCAGTGCGGTCTGGAGGGCGGCGTTCAGCGTGGCGGGGTCGGCCTTGCCGCCGCTGAGCCGCATGACCTGCCCGGTGAAGAAGCCCAGCAGCGCGGTCTTCCCGGCGCGGTAGGCGTCCACCTTGTCGGCGTGGTCGGCCATGACCTGCGCGATGGCGGCGTTCAGGGCGTCCTCGCTGAGGCCCCCGGCGAGGTTCTCCCGTTCGACCATCGCGGCGGGGGCCTCGCCGGTCTGCGCGGCGCGTGCCAGGACGTCGCGGGCGACGCGGGTGGTGACCTTCTTGTCACTCAGCAGCGCAGCCAGCGGGGCGAGGTCGGCGGCCGCCACCCGGACTTCACCGGCGCGCAGGCCCGGCGCGAGGTCGTTCGCGGTCCAGCTGGCGACCTGCGCGAACGTGCTGTCCTGCGTGGCCCCGCCGAGGAAGGCCAGCAGCGCGGCGTCACGCGCGAGGGTGCGGGCCTCGGCGTCCGGAACGCCCAGGGCAGTCAGGCGGGCCACCTCGGCCTCCTGTTCGGGGGTCAGAGTGGCGGGCGCGGGCTTCTCGGTCGGCTCGGGTTTCACAGCCTGGGCCTTGGCAGGTTTGGGGGCCTTCGCGGGCGCCTCGGCCTTCTGCGTGGCTTTCGCCCAGGCGTCCTTCAGGGTGATGATCCGCCCGAACACCAGCGCGTCCTCGCGGCTGTCCACCGGGTCACGCCAGAAGTAGCCCTGCCGTTCGAACTGGTAGCGGGTGCCTGCGGGGTCGCGCGTGACGCTGGGCTCCACCAGTCCGCGCGTGACGCGCAGGCTGTCGGGGTTCAGGAACGCCATGAAGCCCGCGTCGAGGGGTTTGGTCTCGTCCTCGTGCCCGATCTCCTCGGGCGTCGCGGCCTCGGGGTTGGGCACGCGGAACAGGCGGTCGTACAGGCGGAACTCGGCGGGCACGCCCTGCTCGGCGCTGACCCAGTGGATCACGCCGCCCGCTTTGGCGTCCTCGCCCAGCAGCGTGGCGTACACGCGCGTGACCTGCCCGCTGTCGTCCACGTCGAAGCGGTCGGCGCGGATGATGCCCGCCCCGCGCAGGCGCACCGTGCCGCCCGGCGTGAGGCGCTTGAAGCCCTTGGGCGGCTCGGGGTTGAAGTCGTCGCGTTCGATGACGAGTTCGCGGGTCAGCGGCACGTCGCGCACGGCGACCTCGGGGGCCACGCGTTCCCCGCCAGGCAGGGCGACCAAGCCGTCGGGCGAGTCGCGCACCACGTCGAACGGCCAGTAGGGGAGACTCAGCGTCTGCGCCTCGGTCAGGTTTTCCAGCGTGACGGGCAGCGGGTCCAGCACCGCCATCACGCGCGGCGCGCGGTGGTTCAGGTCGCTGCGCACGGCGTTCTCGTACACGCTGAGGTCCACGGTGCGGTTCGTGCGGCTCACGCCGATCTGCGCCGCGAAGGCCCGCACGGCCTCCGGCGTGACGCCCAGGCGACGCTGCGCGCGCAGGGTGGGCATGCGCGGGTCGTCCCAGCCGTGCACCGCCCCGGCCTCCACGAGCTTGCGCAGCTTGCGCTTACTCGTGATGGTGTACTCCAGGCCGCGCCGCCCGAACTCGTACTGGTGCGGGCGCGGATTGAAGCCCAGCCGTTCCATCAGCCAGTCGTAGATGGCGCGGTTGTCCACGAACTCCAGGCTGCACATCGAGTGCGTCACGCCCTCCAGCGCGTCCTGCAGGGGGTGCTGGAAGTCGTACATCGGATAGATGCACCACGCGTCGCCCGCACGGTAGTGATGCCCGCGCAGGATGCGGTACAGCACCGGGTCGCGCAGCTTCATGTTCGGGCTGCCCAGGTCGATCTTCGCGCGCAGCACGTGCGCGCCGTCCGCGAACTCCCCGGCGCGCATGCGGCGCAGCAGATCCAGGTTCTCCTCGGGCGTGCGGTCCCGGTACGGGCTGGGCGTGCCGGGCGTGCGGGCGTCGCCGCGCAGGCGGGCCATCTCGTCACCGGTCACCGAGTCCACGTAGGCGTCACCCTGCCGCACCAGCTGCTCGGCGTAGGCGTAGTACTGCTCGAAATGGTCGCTGGCGTAGTACAGGTGCTCGCCCCAGTCCCAGCCCAGCCAGCGCAGGTCGTCCGCGATGGCGTCCGCGTACTCCTGCGTGGCGAGTTCCGGGTTCGTGTCGTCCATGCGCAGGTGGTAGCGCCCGCCGTACTGCGCGGCCGTCTGGAAATCCAGGAACGACGCGAAGATATGCCCCAGGTGCGCGTACCCGCTCGGTTCCGGCGGGAAACGCGTCACGACCTGCGGGTACTTGCCGCCCTGCAGGTCGCGTTCGATGATCTCGGTGATGAAGTTCGGGGCCACGCGCGGCGCGCGGTCACCGGCGGCGGGAGGAGTGGAGTCGGGGGCCGTCATGCCGCCCAGCATAGCGGGGGCAGGTGCGGGGGCGCCCGAGCCCGGGAACAGTTCACGCCCCCGGAATCGTGTCTCCGGGGGCGCGGGCAGGTCCGGGTTTACAGCGTGACGTGGTACGTGACGACCGCAGGCACCAGGAACAGCGCGCCCATGATGAACGACAGCGCCAGGTTGTGCTCCTCGCGCATCTCGCGGCGGATGTAGCGCAGCACCCCCTCGCCCTTGCGGCGGGCCAGCGTGCCGAACACGGCCAGGACGCCCAGCGTGAACAGCAGCAGCGTCACGATCACGGCCACGGCCAGCCACGTGAACGCCTCCGCCCAGGTGCCACCTTCGGGCACGGGGCTGGCGATGGTGCGGCTCAGGAGCAGGCTGAAGCCCAGCGACACCCAGAAGAACACCGCGCCGATCGCGGCCGTCTGGTGCTCCTCGATCTCGGTGATCAGTTCCCGCACCCGCACGCCCAGCACCGCGCGGATGAACAGCAGGCTGATCAGCAGGGTGGGCAGCCACACGGCGAGGTTCCAGCCCAGTTCGGTCACCAGGGTCGTCAGCAGGTCGGTGGGGGTCATGACCTCCAGTTATACAGGGCGCGCCCCCACAGGCCGGGTCGGAATGCCGCGCTGGCTCGCAGTGCCGCGCGCGCCGCCCCGGTACCCTGCGCGGCATGACTCCACCCGCCTTCACGCTGCGGCACGTGACCGACCCCGGTGATCCGGCCATTCCCGCGTTCGGCCGCGTGCAGGAGGCCAGCTACTACGCGCCGGACATGCTGATCCCCCCGGAGGTCTTCGCGCACCTCATCACCCGCCGCACCCCGGAGCGGGAGGACCGCCTGCTCGTCGCGCAGACCCAAAGCGGCGAGGTGCTGGGCGGCACCCTGTACGCCCTGCTGCCCCTCCCCGGCAGTCTGCGCGGGGCGGGCTTCAACTCGTTCATGGCCGTCACCCGCGCCGCGCGCGGCCTGGGCGTGGGCCGCGCCCTGCACGACGAGACCCTGCGCGTCGTGCGCGACGCCGGACTGGCGGGCATGTTCGCCGACAGCGTCCACCCCACCCGCCAGAACGCAGAGGACCGCGCCGCCGAGGCCGCGACTGGCGTGGACCCCGCCGGGCGCCGGGCCGCGCTGCACGCCCTGGGCCTGCGGACCGTGGACCTCCCGTACTGGCAGCCCGTGGGAGGTCCCGACGGCGGTCCCCTCACCGACCTGGACCTGCTGTACCAGCCCGCCCGTCCCGCCCAGACCGTCCCGCTGGCCCTCGTGACCGGCACCCTGCGCGCCTACTGGAGCGGGTGGCTCGGCACGGACCGCGCCCAGGCCGAAGCGCAGGCCCTCGCCGACCGCGCCGGACACGCGCAGGACGTGCCCCTGCTGCCCGGCACGAGCACGGCGACATGGTGGAGTGAAGGGCGGGAGGTCTGAGTGTCAAAAGGTCTGAAGGAGTTTAGGGCGCCGGTTTTCCCTTGGACTCTTCGACCTTCGGACTCTCAGCCGTTGCTTACGGCTTCAGTCCGTCCAGTACGCGTTTTGCCTGGCTCTGGAGGTCGCGTTCCAGGGGGGTGTCGGCGTTCAGGGTGACGGCGCGGGTCAGGGTGGCGCGGGCCTGGGTGTCTTTGATGAGGCTCAGGGCGATGCCCGCGTGGGCCTGGACGAACAGGGTGTCGGGGGCGCGGCGGGCGGCGGCGGTGGCCAGCGTCCGGGCGCGGTCCTGGTTGCCGCCGCTGAAGATTCCGGCTTTCGCCCAGGCTCCGGCGTGCCACTCTGCCAGGACGGCCTGGATGTCGGCGCGGTCCGGCGCGAGGTTCAGGGCGCGGTCCAGCGCGGCGCGGGCCTGCTGCGCGGTGTTCAGCGCGCCCAGCGTGTACCCTCCGGCGCGGGCCTGGAGGCCCAGGGCGCTGCCGAGCGCCAGCTGCGCGTCGGGGTCGCCGGGGTGGGTGGCGGTGGCCTGCCGGGCGGCCTGGACGGCGCGGGTGGTCCAGTCGCGGCCTCCGGCGCGGTATTCGGTCATGGCGGCGGCGGCGCGGCTGGCGGTCACGGCGTCCCCGGCCGCCTGGGCGCGGGCGTACACCTGCGCGTAGTCGCCGCCGCTCAGTGGGTCCGGGGTGGGCTGGGCGGCGCCTGTGCCGAGCAGGAGCAGGAGGGTGATGGGGAACAGGAGGCCGCGCTTCACGATTCCCAGGCTAGCGGCTGGGCGTGAAGCGCGGCTGATGAGGTGCCTCCGGTGGAACGGTGGCTGTTGACCGTTCCACCCGAGCGGATGCGCGTGGGAGTGAAACGGAGGCCGGAAGTGGAGTTCGGACTGCGGTGTTGTTCCGGAGTCTGAACGGAACGGACGGCATCCGTTCTTTCAGGCGGCGGGTTGCTCGGTGGGGGGTTCGGTGTCGGGGGTGCGGCGGGTGCGGGCGGGGCGCTCGGTGTCGCTGGGGGTGCTGATGCGGGTGAGGGTGGCGTCGAAGGCGCGCAGGGCGTCGCTGCCTTCGAGTTCGGTGACGGCGCGGGCGTTCAGCGCGGCGAGTTCCTCGCGGGTGACGGCGTACTCGGGCGCCTCGTGGCCCTTGAGGCTGTGCAGGACGCGGTAGGCGGTGGGGGCGTGGATGGTGGCGCCCTTGCTGGTGGTGATGGTGGGGTTGGTGTGCATGTCGGTGCCGATCAGGGTGATGCTCTCGGGGCTGATGAGGGTGACGCGGTCGCCGCGTTCCTCCATGTGCGCGGCGAGTTGCAGGAGGCCGCGCAGGTCGAGCATCTGATGGAAGAGGTCGAGGTGGGCGAGCATCGCTCCGGCTTTTTTCAGGGTGTCCATAATCCGCATTATTCTGTTTTAAGCAGAATTGTCAAGGCCTATTACGACAATGTGAAGACCGGGGCGTGATGACCCCGGTCCCGATGTATTCGCGCCTCATACGGATTCCGTTTGTTTCGTTGACAACCCGGAACCGCACCGGGTTGCCAACTCCACGTCCGGAACCCGTTTCTCTCCTGCTCGCATCCGCTCGGATTGAACGGCTTTATAAGCCATTCAATCGGAGTCCGTATCAGTTGCTCAGCTTGCTGCGGCCCACCAGGGTCACCTTGACTTCCAGCGGCTTGCCGTCCCGCAGGACGCTCAGGGTCACCGTATCGCCGGGCTGGTACGACCGCACGGCGTACTGGAATTCCGCGAAGTTCACGATCCGTCTGCCGTTGACGGCGGTCACGATGTCCCCGGAGACCCGCTTCGAGTCGCCGTTCAGGATCAGGGGTTTCAGTCCGGCCTGCGCGGCGGGACTGCCGCGCGACACGCTCGTGAAGAACGCGCCGGGCGTGTCGCCCAGGTCCAGCAGTTTCGTCAGTTCCTGAAAGCCCGCGCTGGGCAGGAAGAACAGCTCCGAGAAGGGGCCGCCCAGCCCGATGCCGATCACGGGCGCGTCCCGCTTCTCACCGCGTTTCATGGCGGCCACACGCGCGTCCGTGGTGCTCACGGGCACCGCGTACGAGCGGGGCTGGCCGTTCTGCGTGACTCGGATGTAACTGACGATGCCCGTCACCTCGCCCCTGACGTTCACGACCGGGCCGCCGCTGTCGCCGGGGATCAGCGGGGCGTTCATCTCCAGCGTGCCGGGCGGGAAGTCCGCGCGGCCAGGGTCGCTGTCCAAGCCCAGCAGGCGCCCGGTCTTGGGCGTCAGGAACGCCCCGCCGCCGTTGCCGATCGCCAGCGCGGTG
This region of Deinococcus sp. JMULE3 genomic DNA includes:
- a CDS encoding DsbA family protein; this translates as MTRATELYFDFLCPYAWRGVELAAVLKTEGEAFTLRHYSLVEGNHADNAKELSWRVTDQSLDAPDGEGYMKYLKPGLRAFLASHAAALQGEAAHWAFTLALFRAHHERKEPLTEGVIHAAAQEGGLDLDAFAAALADEQARRAELRADLDAAREVGVFGTPTFVLPTGEAAYYRFETLTREPTQARQWWDLYRAVLTSEAGIGTIKRAKNRPPRRA
- a CDS encoding Ig-like domain-containing protein, whose protein sequence is MRILVPALLAVLATSCGAANTPAAPTPATTQTTAPALDTQSPSVTMVVFPKTLRAQGTVNFQLGTRDNTAVDRVVLTIDGKTFVDDPTAYNSYAQYFDAAANGEHTVTVRVYDRAQNVTEQTQTFTVQIGP
- a CDS encoding phosphotransferase; the encoded protein is MTEPVRRETTLHLLLTRPGGAEVACRTLTVDTPVYYGEHVLEAARAAGVEGWLGRRLDFTRHGTGGDGVTRATCAWQLFTPDPPEGAPVPEELRELADAARTPARTPWFGPDWHAAALAWLDDELAAQDRPRTGAPVVLKHWQISVLWRVPTRRGDVYFKAVPDFFAREVTVTCALAGVPGAAPPVLAADTRRGLLLLDGCGEVGGDPAAVLRQLARVQRDTRHLLPGLNLRPRGPTYLLGQLDALLSDKSLHADEHGPHPDALTPDEAAALRARRPQLEAALHRLHGSPVPLTLGHGDLHGGNVTTHEDQVTILDWSDASLTHPFLDANPAYLCPDGTDPATLDAARDAFLREWTDLAPLDTLRALHADAMLAGELHRALGYADGIQDAVEDRREWAGAHLWHLRRLLP
- a CDS encoding glutamine--tRNA ligase/YqeY domain fusion protein, producing the protein MTAPDSTPPAAGDRAPRVAPNFITEIIERDLQGGKYPQVVTRFPPEPSGYAHLGHIFASFLDFQTAAQYGGRYHLRMDDTNPELATQEYADAIADDLRWLGWDWGEHLYYASDHFEQYYAYAEQLVRQGDAYVDSVTGDEMARLRGDARTPGTPSPYRDRTPEENLDLLRRMRAGEFADGAHVLRAKIDLGSPNMKLRDPVLYRILRGHHYRAGDAWCIYPMYDFQHPLQDALEGVTHSMCSLEFVDNRAIYDWLMERLGFNPRPHQYEFGRRGLEYTITSKRKLRKLVEAGAVHGWDDPRMPTLRAQRRLGVTPEAVRAFAAQIGVSRTNRTVDLSVYENAVRSDLNHRAPRVMAVLDPLPVTLENLTEAQTLSLPYWPFDVVRDSPDGLVALPGGERVAPEVAVRDVPLTRELVIERDDFNPEPPKGFKRLTPGGTVRLRGAGIIRADRFDVDDSGQVTRVYATLLGEDAKAGGVIHWVSAEQGVPAEFRLYDRLFRVPNPEAATPEEIGHEDETKPLDAGFMAFLNPDSLRVTRGLVEPSVTRDPAGTRYQFERQGYFWRDPVDSREDALVFGRIITLKDAWAKATQKAEAPAKAPKPAKAQAVKPEPTEKPAPATLTPEQEAEVARLTALGVPDAEARTLARDAALLAFLGGATQDSTFAQVASWTANDLAPGLRAGEVRVAAADLAPLAALLSDKKVTTRVARDVLARAAQTGEAPAAMVERENLAGGLSEDALNAAIAQVMADHADKVDAYRAGKTALLGFFTGQVMRLSGGKADPATLNAALQTALNG
- a CDS encoding agmatine deiminase family protein; this translates as MSDVTPADLPRDLGFAMPAEWAEHAATWMSWPADDDLWFGHLEGVRAEFAELVRTIARFEPVHLLVRDEESRADARARLAGADVTFHDVPLDDVWMRDNGPIFVKRDADLALVDWKFNSWGGKFNWGNDDRVPEYVAGQLGTHRWAQPFVLEGGGLEVNGLGVGLTTRSCFLTDTRNPGLTEEGYAFLLADTLGVRKLLWLDGGLENDHTDGHIDTITRFTDERTIVTSVEPNPEDPNHAVMAKNLADLRAMTDQDGQPFRIVELPLPATYLEGAEGRLPPTYANFYIGNGFVVVPQYGDPNDARALEVLTPLFPGREVIGLSSRAIIEGGGSFHCVTQQQPAGTPWMQDA
- a CDS encoding GNAT family N-acetyltransferase is translated as MTPPAFTLRHVTDPGDPAIPAFGRVQEASYYAPDMLIPPEVFAHLITRRTPEREDRLLVAQTQSGEVLGGTLYALLPLPGSLRGAGFNSFMAVTRAARGLGVGRALHDETLRVVRDAGLAGMFADSVHPTRQNAEDRAAEAATGVDPAGRRAALHALGLRTVDLPYWQPVGGPDGGPLTDLDLLYQPARPAQTVPLALVTGTLRAYWSGWLGTDRAQAEAQALADRAGHAQDVPLLPGTSTATWWSEGREV
- a CDS encoding TrkA family potassium uptake protein gives rise to the protein MNRRPAVLLALIAGLVVFGTVGYRVLEGWSWLDCLFMTAMTLTTVGYGAPGELHTDGKVFSVVLMLVGIGLMLYLLTLLAETMLRTVTDPDAARRRKERKIMSLKDHTIVCGYGQVGEAVSVALRGARRQVVVVDHRPEHLEWAQTQGLHTLVGDATDEDVLRRAGIERAASLVTVINSDPSNLYVVLSAKGLNPGVRVIARASDESAARKMRRAGADEVVNPYQLSGNRIAAMMLAPRLSRLLSGDVTSEHFTIRELSVPPGMVGRTVADLGRETGALVVAIWRDGQPLRSRAEDVLRAGDAVLVAGAAAEVEAVQSGPAGGVQPA
- a CDS encoding multidrug DMT transporter, whose amino-acid sequence is MDTLKKAGAMLAHLDLFHQMLDLRGLLQLAAHMEERGDRVTLISPESITLIGTDMHTNPTITTSKGATIHAPTAYRVLHSLKGHEAPEYAVTREELAALNARAVTELEGSDALRAFDATLTRISTPSDTERPARTRRTPDTEPPTEQPAA
- a CDS encoding GNAT family N-acetyltransferase; the protein is MTDLDLGGGYSARPISLVEYRAACARLEDRIFGGNSLFAFDPPVRAAPPLGESWNWGVYHGAELIGWHHAHARDERTVYMADTGLLPEHQGRGVYSRLLPHLLAAFRAAGFTLVQSHHRATNNAVIIPKLRAGFHLQGLNAYEGGVNAALTLSLDGTYGQAMHVRSGFRAPSGEAARRLGVPDEGLPGLADAPDLPLPADAETGVDLGGGYRLHRVPTATYREVYAQLEASAYETDSFDWGDRKAAPAPRGPLWSWLISHAGRVAGWQASRAWDTRTAYMVNTALLPAHRGRGVYTRLLPVVLDALHGEGYPLVRSHHHLTNNAVIVPKLRAGFRFQGVQIDEHGVMAILLRSADPAYAAYMDRRSGLTR